A single window of Methanobrevibacter wolinii SH DNA harbors:
- a CDS encoding DUF2116 family Zn-ribbon domain-containing protein, with amino-acid sequence MAVEPHKHCPVCGTPIPLSERACSPDCEKVIRQREKQMNRNQKLVTVLLIIFILVWAYFVIIK; translated from the coding sequence ATGGCAGTAGAACCACATAAACATTGTCCAGTTTGTGGAACACCAATTCCATTAAGTGAAAGAGCATGTTCTCCAGATTGTGAAAAAGTAATTCGTCAAAGAGAAAAACAAATGAATAGAAATCAAAAATTAGTAACTGTTTTATTAATTATATTTATATTGGTTTGGGCATACTTTGTAATTATTAAATAG
- a CDS encoding heavy metal-binding domain-containing protein, producing the protein MILSSTNTLEGKQIKKYYGIVTGEALIGSNVYKDLFSGVRDVVGGRTSRYEEEIQKARMVALRSMEDKALDFGANAIIGLKINYANLGGTMGNTILVTAYGTAITYV; encoded by the coding sequence ATGATTCTTTCATCAACTAATACTCTTGAAGGTAAACAAATTAAAAAATATTATGGTATTGTAACTGGAGAAGCTTTAATTGGATCAAATGTATATAAAGATTTGTTCTCTGGTGTACGTGATGTTGTAGGTGGAAGAACATCTAGGTATGAAGAAGAAATCCAAAAAGCTAGGATGGTTGCTCTTAGAAGTATGGAGGATAAAGCATTAGATTTTGGTGCTAATGCAATTATTGGATTAAAAATAAATTATGCAAATCTTGGTGGAACTATGGGTAATACTATTTTAGTTACTGCTTATGGAACTGCAATAACTTATGTTTAG
- a CDS encoding heavy metal-binding domain-containing protein translates to MKFLEDFDFKNRDKEKDKKAAICIIFGSFVGSLTYALSFRFNIAIFGWNLAFIFAPLFAGYAETYLSNKLLNETTGAVSAYILFFVTVIHGFILANPTLGFNGITIGAIIVILQAAFPTTVNYFFLVVIIGLLSYSTGYFKRLTDKLYYTFVPIWCRLRGKEFKPPKYRLTKKNFAPELDNVNVNNLGVLFMTTTHPWQLKVKEYIGVYEGSVIIPNQNKLFEVKTKEEEDILLKRFQEAKNIALSRLAFEVKSHGGNGVLDLEVDYNIVGELFGDSFHIVAKGTGVILY, encoded by the coding sequence ATGAAGTTTTTAGAGGATTTTGACTTTAAAAATCGGGATAAAGAGAAAGATAAGAAAGCTGCAATTTGTATCATATTTGGTTCATTTGTAGGTTCACTTACTTATGCTCTTAGTTTTCGTTTTAATATAGCTATTTTTGGTTGGAACCTTGCATTTATTTTTGCTCCATTATTTGCAGGTTATGCTGAAACATATTTATCTAATAAACTTTTAAATGAAACTACTGGTGCAGTTAGTGCATATATCTTATTTTTTGTTACTGTAATTCATGGTTTTATCCTTGCAAATCCAACACTTGGATTTAATGGTATAACTATTGGGGCAATTATAGTTATATTACAAGCAGCATTTCCAACAACTGTTAATTATTTCTTTTTAGTTGTAATAATTGGTCTACTTTCATATAGTACTGGTTATTTTAAAAGATTAACAGATAAACTTTATTATACCTTTGTTCCAATATGGTGTAGACTTAGAGGTAAAGAATTTAAGCCTCCTAAATATCGTTTAACTAAAAAGAATTTTGCACCTGAGTTAGATAATGTAAATGTTAATAATTTAGGGGTCTTGTTTATGACTACCACTCATCCATGGCAATTAAAAGTTAAAGAATATATTGGAGTTTATGAAGGTTCAGTAATTATTCCAAATCAAAATAAACTATTTGAGGTTAAAACAAAGGAAGAAGAGGATATTCTTCTTAAAAGATTTCAGGAAGCTAAAAATATTGCATTATCTAGATTAGCTTTTGAAGTAAAAAGTCATGGTGGAAATGGTGTTCTTGATTTAGAAGTTGATTATAATATTGTTGGGGAATTATTTGGAGATAGTTTCCATATTGTTGCAAAAGGTACTGGTGTTATTTTATATTAG
- the cfbE gene encoding coenzyme F430 synthase: MDYLIVDMTHGGIKIAISLKKQNNKNNVYGYDIYNTLNEDKRRILELYDIKMIEDISKLKNIKNLNIISPIHCMLQKEDYEKIINPNIKYYTHHDGVKLILNNWTKKMRKLNIPIIEITGVKGKTSTCFILKEILDNPLILSSFGAYLFKNNKKITLAKNISITPANIIETIDTAEKIENPKCSLKNDGNTKNNIGYKSAIFESSLGACGIGDIGILTNIVENYPIAKGKSNAKIAKKQIFNCKNIVINLETLNKYYPEFKNKNNINTFTIYKENTNNNGNLIAKNINYSLEKTSLSIEYNDLITIYGEKINGEFNIEVFAPGEYHIMNYLAAITCGLSLGINSKDIARKIVNFKGLPGRTSLKKEANSIIIEEINPGINTNAIKESIKIVSQYNNYIIILGGKYGITCEEINEEILGNALDTIIMNNSKLKIILTDELGKSLISKIRNNEKDNVKYISNLDSAIDYGVKNNKNILLIYRSNYSQINKR; this comes from the coding sequence ATGGATTATCTTATAGTTGATATGACTCATGGTGGAATAAAAATAGCAATTTCACTAAAAAAACAAAATAATAAAAATAATGTTTATGGATATGATATCTATAATACATTAAATGAAGATAAAAGAAGAATACTTGAATTATATGATATTAAAATGATTGAAGATATTTCAAAATTAAAAAATATAAAAAACCTAAACATAATATCACCAATACATTGTATGCTACAAAAAGAAGACTATGAAAAAATCATAAATCCAAATATTAAATATTATACTCACCATGATGGAGTAAAGTTAATACTTAATAATTGGACTAAAAAAATGAGAAAATTAAATATTCCAATAATTGAAATTACAGGAGTAAAAGGTAAAACAAGTACCTGTTTTATATTAAAAGAAATTTTAGATAATCCACTTATATTAAGTAGTTTTGGAGCATACTTATTTAAAAACAATAAAAAAATCACATTAGCAAAAAATATCAGTATTACACCAGCAAATATTATAGAAACAATAGATACTGCAGAAAAAATAGAAAATCCAAAATGTAGTCTTAAAAATGATGGAAACACAAAAAATAATATAGGATATAAATCTGCAATATTTGAATCATCACTTGGAGCATGTGGAATTGGTGATATTGGAATACTTACAAATATTGTTGAAAATTATCCAATAGCTAAAGGTAAGTCTAATGCTAAAATAGCTAAAAAACAAATATTCAACTGTAAAAACATTGTAATAAATCTTGAAACCTTAAATAAATATTATCCAGAATTTAAAAATAAAAATAATATTAATACATTTACAATTTATAAAGAGAATACTAATAACAATGGAAATTTAATTGCTAAAAATATAAATTATTCCCTAGAAAAAACAAGCTTAAGTATTGAATATAATGATTTAATTACAATTTATGGTGAAAAGATTAATGGAGAATTTAATATTGAAGTATTTGCTCCTGGTGAATATCATATAATGAATTATTTAGCTGCTATTACCTGTGGATTAAGTCTTGGAATAAATAGTAAAGATATTGCTAGAAAAATAGTTAATTTTAAAGGTTTACCTGGTAGAACATCACTTAAAAAAGAAGCAAATTCAATAATTATTGAAGAAATCAATCCAGGGATAAATACAAATGCTATTAAAGAATCAATTAAAATAGTATCACAATATAATAATTATATCATAATACTTGGTGGAAAATATGGTATTACATGTGAAGAGATTAATGAGGAAATACTTGGAAATGCCCTTGATACAATAATTATGAATAATTCTAAGCTTAAAATTATACTTACTGATGAACTAGGTAAATCATTAATTAGTAAAATAAGAAATAATGAAAAAGATAATGTTAAATATATTAGTAATTTAGATTCAGCAATAGATTATGGAGTAAAAAATAATAAAAATATTTTATTAATTTATAGATCAAATTATAGTCAAATAAATAAAAGATAA
- a CDS encoding pyruvoyl-dependent arginine decarboxylase, producing MKVAIVSGKAEGPTRLNAFDNALSDAGIGDVNLIKVSSMLGKQTEIVELPKLKPGAMVNCVLSNITSDNKGDTITACVAVAIGDELGCVVETTNVNVSHEENRKEAVEMVKYMMRKRNVKINQMIVEDSTHTVKNIGSVVASVVYINDDIIE from the coding sequence ATGAAAGTAGCAATTGTATCAGGAAAAGCAGAAGGACCAACAAGATTAAATGCCTTTGATAATGCATTAAGTGATGCAGGAATTGGAGACGTTAATTTAATTAAGGTTTCAAGTATGTTAGGAAAACAGACAGAAATTGTAGAATTACCTAAACTTAAACCTGGTGCAATGGTAAATTGTGTTCTTTCAAATATTACATCAGACAACAAAGGAGATACCATTACTGCATGTGTAGCAGTTGCTATTGGTGATGAATTAGGTTGTGTTGTTGAAACAACTAATGTTAATGTTTCTCATGAGGAAAATAGAAAAGAAGCTGTGGAAATGGTTAAATATATGATGCGTAAACGAAATGTTAAAATAAACCAGATGATTGTTGAAGATTCAACACACACTGTTAAAAACATTGGATCTGTTGTTGCATCTGTTGTATATATTAATGATGATATTATTGAATAA
- the prf1 gene encoding peptide chain release factor aRF-1 codes for MADISSKELYEFKKTIKNLSEKKGRGTELVSVYIPHSKQISDVAKQMRDELGQSSNIKSKSTRKNVQSAIEVIIQRIKLFKQAPENGLVLFTGMIPRGGPGTEKMETYVLEPPEPITTYWYICDSTFYLEPLEEMVSERDVYGICVIDRKEATIATLKGKHINVIATLTSGVPGKHKAGGQSQRRFDRVIEDAAREFLKRIGRHVNEAYLPIKDDLKGVLLGGPGNTKIDFYEGDFMQYEIKDKVITTVDTSYTGEFGIREVIDKASDTLEELDVMKEKKIVQKFLHELINDKTGLASYGEDEVRRNLQIGAVDTLLLSEGLKLKRVTMKCPQCGWTKNITPRKKSDLEFTCDKCNERMKEDKSVDLVDTFVEMAEEVGSHVELISTETEEGMQLYRAFGGIAAILRYHI; via the coding sequence ATGGCTGATATATCTTCAAAAGAATTATATGAATTCAAAAAAACTATTAAAAATTTATCAGAGAAAAAAGGAAGGGGAACTGAATTAGTTTCTGTATATATACCTCATTCAAAACAAATTAGTGATGTTGCAAAACAAATGAGAGATGAACTTGGACAAAGTTCTAACATTAAAAGTAAATCCACTAGAAAAAATGTTCAATCTGCTATTGAGGTTATTATTCAAAGAATTAAATTATTTAAACAAGCACCAGAAAATGGTTTAGTTTTATTTACTGGTATGATTCCTAGAGGAGGTCCAGGTACTGAGAAAATGGAAACATATGTATTAGAACCACCTGAACCTATTACAACATATTGGTATATCTGTGATAGTACTTTCTATTTAGAACCATTAGAAGAAATGGTATCTGAAAGAGATGTTTATGGTATTTGTGTTATTGATAGGAAAGAAGCAACTATTGCTACTTTAAAAGGTAAACATATTAATGTTATTGCTACTTTAACTAGTGGTGTACCAGGTAAACATAAAGCAGGAGGTCAATCTCAAAGAAGGTTTGATCGTGTTATTGAAGATGCTGCAAGAGAATTCCTTAAAAGGATTGGTAGACATGTTAATGAAGCATATTTACCTATTAAAGATGATCTCAAAGGTGTATTATTAGGTGGACCAGGTAATACTAAAATTGATTTCTATGAAGGAGACTTCATGCAATATGAAATTAAAGATAAAGTTATTACTACTGTAGATACCTCTTATACTGGTGAATTTGGTATTCGTGAGGTTATTGATAAAGCTTCAGATACTCTTGAAGAATTAGATGTAATGAAAGAGAAAAAAATTGTTCAAAAATTTTTACATGAGCTTATCAATGATAAAACTGGTCTTGCTAGTTATGGTGAAGATGAAGTTAGACGTAATCTTCAAATTGGTGCTGTAGATACTCTTCTTCTTTCTGAAGGTCTTAAATTAAAACGTGTAACTATGAAATGTCCTCAATGTGGTTGGACTAAAAATATTACACCAAGAAAAAAATCAGATCTTGAATTTACATGTGATAAATGTAATGAACGTATGAAAGAAGATAAAAGTGTTGATCTTGTTGATACTTTTGTTGAAATGGCTGAAGAAGTTGGTTCTCATGTTGAATTAATTTCAACTGAAACTGAAGAGGGTATGCAATTATATCGTGCTTTCGGTGGAATTGCAGCTATATTAAGATATCATATTTAG
- the hemC gene encoding hydroxymethylbilane synthase produces MKVGTRGSQLALTQTKQTCQELANITGEKIEIDIIKTKGDKITNSQLYNMDSKGLFTRELDSAVLNEEVDFAVHSLKDVPTELDSDLTIAAVPTREKPNEVLISNKTWDELEAGSSLGSSSLRREAFCKYYNKEFKFKPLRGNVETRIKKVLDGQADATLMAEAGLNRLGLTKYIKEEFPVDYITPAAGQGALAVITRKDNKEIINTLKKIDDYNSNKAVLAEKTVLYELGIGCQWPLGSYAKLNKDNKLELYSILLNEDGEILHQVKSASSIRAAKELGVKVGRELLEYL; encoded by the coding sequence ATGAAAGTAGGAACAAGAGGAAGTCAATTAGCACTTACTCAAACAAAACAAACATGTCAAGAACTTGCTAATATAACTGGTGAAAAAATAGAAATTGACATAATAAAAACAAAAGGAGATAAAATTACAAACTCCCAATTATACAATATGGATTCAAAAGGATTATTCACAAGAGAATTAGATTCAGCAGTTCTTAATGAAGAAGTTGATTTTGCAGTACACAGCCTTAAAGATGTTCCAACAGAACTTGATAGTGATTTAACAATTGCAGCAGTTCCTACAAGAGAAAAACCAAATGAAGTTCTAATTTCAAATAAAACATGGGATGAATTAGAAGCAGGTTCAAGTCTTGGATCAAGTAGTCTTAGAAGAGAAGCATTTTGTAAATATTACAATAAAGAATTTAAATTTAAACCATTAAGAGGAAATGTAGAAACAAGAATTAAAAAAGTTCTTGATGGACAAGCAGATGCAACATTAATGGCTGAAGCAGGACTTAATAGATTAGGTTTAACTAAATATATTAAAGAAGAATTCCCTGTTGATTACATTACTCCAGCAGCAGGTCAAGGAGCACTTGCAGTTATTACAAGAAAAGATAATAAAGAAATTATTAATACACTTAAAAAAATTGATGATTATAATTCAAATAAAGCAGTACTTGCTGAAAAAACAGTATTATATGAATTAGGTATAGGATGTCAATGGCCACTTGGATCATATGCTAAATTAAATAAAGACAATAAACTTGAACTTTACTCAATCTTATTAAATGAAGATGGTGAAATCTTACATCAAGTTAAATCAGCATCATCAATTAGAGCTGCTAAAGAATTAGGAGTTAAAGTTGGAAGAGAATTACTTGAATACTTATAA
- a CDS encoding Gfo/Idh/MocA family protein: protein MKNINVGVIGVGAMGYNHARVYYKLENANLIAVSDVSENTLNKVANKFDAKPYADYEDLLNDPEIEVVSVCVPTTFHHDAVMAAIEHGKHVLVEKPIAFSLEEAEEMIQAAHDKGVLLATGHVERFNPAVQKAKELIDNDVIGDVVSASAKRVGPYPPRIRDVGVAIDLAIHDLDVMYYLFDQEVKQVYATMGSILEDCEYEDHAEIMVNFAGGTTGMLEVNWLTPYKRREISITGTDGIISVDYIDQSIDVHGKFAQDIQIEHKEPLKEELSSFLDAVANNKQPVITGEDGLNALKMVIAADKSSQVQRPISFDELKE from the coding sequence GTGAAAAACATTAATGTAGGTGTTATCGGTGTTGGAGCAATGGGATATAACCATGCTCGTGTATATTATAAATTAGAGAATGCAAATCTTATTGCAGTATCAGATGTATCAGAAAATACTTTAAATAAAGTAGCAAATAAATTTGATGCAAAACCTTATGCTGATTATGAGGATTTATTAAATGATCCTGAAATAGAAGTTGTAAGTGTATGTGTACCAACTACCTTCCACCATGATGCGGTAATGGCAGCTATTGAACATGGTAAACATGTTCTTGTTGAAAAACCAATAGCATTTAGTTTAGAAGAAGCTGAAGAAATGATTCAAGCAGCTCATGATAAAGGTGTGTTACTTGCAACTGGACATGTAGAAAGATTTAATCCAGCTGTACAAAAAGCTAAAGAATTAATTGATAATGATGTTATTGGTGATGTTGTATCAGCATCAGCTAAAAGGGTAGGACCATACCCACCTAGAATAAGAGATGTAGGTGTTGCAATAGATTTAGCTATTCATGATTTAGATGTAATGTACTACTTATTTGATCAAGAGGTAAAACAAGTATATGCTACAATGGGTAGTATTTTAGAAGATTGTGAATATGAAGACCATGCAGAAATTATGGTTAATTTCGCTGGTGGAACAACTGGTATGCTTGAAGTAAATTGGTTAACCCCATATAAAAGAAGAGAAATCTCTATTACAGGAACCGATGGAATTATTAGTGTAGATTACATTGATCAAAGTATTGATGTACATGGTAAATTTGCACAAGATATTCAAATTGAACACAAAGAACCATTAAAAGAAGAGTTAAGTTCCTTCTTAGATGCTGTTGCTAATAATAAACAACCAGTAATTACTGGTGAAGATGGTCTTAATGCTCTTAAAATGGTTATTGCTGCAGATAAATCTTCACAAGTCCAAAGACCAATTTCTTTTGATGAATTAAAAGAATAA
- a CDS encoding translation initiation factor IF-5A yields MATKVVEVKTLKVGKYVVLNDEPCKIVGLSTSSPGKHGAAKARVEAIGVFDGQKRTLTKPVNSKVDIPIIDKRVGQVLSIQGNNVQIMDMENYDTLDLPLPEELADKIVEGIEVEYIEAMGNMKIMRTKGSAPSF; encoded by the coding sequence ATGGCAACAAAAGTTGTAGAAGTTAAAACTTTAAAAGTTGGTAAATACGTAGTATTAAATGATGAACCTTGTAAAATTGTTGGTTTAAGTACTTCTTCTCCTGGTAAACATGGAGCAGCTAAAGCTAGAGTAGAAGCTATTGGTGTTTTCGATGGTCAAAAAAGAACTTTAACCAAACCTGTAAACAGTAAAGTGGATATCCCTATTATTGATAAAAGAGTAGGTCAAGTTTTATCTATCCAAGGTAATAATGTTCAAATCATGGATATGGAAAACTACGATACTTTAGATTTACCATTACCTGAAGAATTAGCTGACAAAATCGTTGAAGGTATTGAAGTAGAATATATTGAAGCTATGGGTAATATGAAAATCATGAGAACTAAAGGTTCAGCACCTAGTTTCTAG
- a CDS encoding orotate phosphoribosyltransferase-like protein, producing the protein MDNTELINKAHELRAHGLTTGEIADELNVSIDTARWLTLQQSADTKKEDVPVDFAVNWNSLGGSSTRLKYVSAALSDMALTEGEADVILGIAVSGIPFATMMADYYSYEMGYDTALAVFHPQKTKIENEDFADNAGTISTNFASVEGKRVVVVDDVITSGKTMDEVIKTIKDLGGEPIAVAVLIDKAGFDYIDGVPVKSLISVSRLG; encoded by the coding sequence ATGGATAATACTGAACTTATTAATAAAGCTCATGAATTAAGAGCACATGGATTAACTACTGGAGAAATTGCTGATGAATTAAATGTATCTATTGATACTGCTAGATGGTTAACACTTCAACAATCTGCTGATACTAAAAAAGAAGATGTTCCAGTTGATTTTGCTGTAAATTGGAATAGTCTTGGTGGAAGTTCTACAAGACTTAAATATGTTTCAGCAGCTTTAAGTGATATGGCTCTTACTGAAGGAGAAGCTGATGTAATTCTTGGTATTGCAGTTAGTGGTATTCCATTTGCAACTATGATGGCTGATTATTATTCTTATGAAATGGGCTATGATACAGCTCTTGCAGTTTTCCATCCACAAAAAACAAAAATAGAAAATGAGGATTTCGCTGATAATGCTGGTACTATCAGTACTAATTTTGCTTCTGTTGAAGGAAAAAGAGTTGTTGTAGTAGATGATGTAATCACTAGTGGAAAAACTATGGATGAAGTAATTAAAACAATTAAAGATCTTGGTGGAGAACCAATTGCTGTAGCTGTTTTAATTGATAAAGCAGGTTTTGATTATATTGATGGTGTTCCTGTTAAATCATTAATTAGTGTTTCTAGACTAGGATAA
- the speB gene encoding agmatinase — MIFGMHEPCKFAFSQEEVDFNNINQDDNDNLWGIIGVPFDSTVSYHVGSRYGPLVVREASYSFEYYNTTFNKEMDTVFYDFGDLNTIPGNCKKTCDLLEEVVSDLLNNNIRPILIGGEHSATKGTLSAIANNQESKDLSNIVIVHIDAHRDIIDDYQGEKDSHATIMHRVFDLNPKEIIQIGIRSSSLEEETFVSENSNKITSFKADDLRKSFTYLLNYLENINNPIYISIDMDALDPAYAPSLGNPVPCGLSPENIQDILVCLKDKDILGFDVMEVASDRLGDITAINAAKIIYDFLSLMD, encoded by the coding sequence ATGATATTTGGTATGCATGAACCTTGTAAATTTGCATTTTCACAAGAAGAAGTTGATTTTAATAATATTAATCAAGATGATAATGATAATTTATGGGGTATTATTGGTGTTCCATTTGATAGTACTGTATCTTATCATGTTGGTTCAAGATATGGTCCACTTGTTGTAAGAGAAGCATCATACTCCTTTGAATATTATAATACTACTTTTAATAAGGAAATGGATACTGTATTTTATGATTTCGGTGATCTTAATACAATTCCAGGTAATTGTAAAAAGACATGTGATTTACTTGAAGAAGTTGTATCTGATTTACTTAATAATAATATAAGGCCTATTCTTATTGGTGGAGAACATAGTGCTACTAAGGGAACTTTATCTGCAATAGCAAATAATCAAGAATCTAAAGACTTATCAAATATTGTTATAGTACATATTGATGCACATAGGGATATTATTGATGATTATCAAGGTGAAAAAGATTCACATGCAACAATTATGCATAGAGTATTTGATTTAAATCCAAAAGAAATTATTCAAATTGGAATACGTTCATCATCATTAGAAGAAGAGACGTTTGTAAGTGAGAATTCTAATAAGATTACTTCATTTAAAGCAGATGATTTAAGAAAATCTTTTACTTATTTACTTAATTATCTAGAAAATATTAATAATCCAATTTATATATCAATTGATATGGATGCACTTGATCCTGCATATGCTCCTTCTTTAGGTAATCCTGTACCTTGTGGACTTTCACCAGAAAATATTCAAGATATTTTAGTTTGTTTAAAAGATAAAGATATTTTAGGTTTTGATGTTATGGAGGTTGCATCTGATAGGTTAGGTGATATAACTGCTATTAATGCAGCTAAGATAATCTATGACTTTTTATCTTTAATGGATTAA
- a CDS encoding bifunctional NADP phosphatase/NAD kinase — protein sequence MDEKEIEMCKQISLDIIENVENAVKVHFGKEESGKFVKIGADGTPTSRIDLAAEDQVVSYLKNQDFICYLISEEIGELKLGQGIMEKVNITEELIKEKTPEAKYIFLCDPLDGTSNAIKNIPAFGISMAIAPVPKGRVATLNDVEIGTIKNFANGDICQAVKGKGALLNGKKMHPSTEDQLDKISLGGFTKSKTVSVSTLVDTARRMRVLGSVVLELSYIACGKYDAFMDLRGSRVIDIAASQLIVKEAGAIVTNKYGEKLDTKLSIYEKVIIVGASNKKLHEKLIKIINNDETKKIESVAIVSRIDEYKSMLFAVKIANTLLDKGINVSIETELAKKLTELKNNPDLVKIIKDTQNKAPSIAKQIEDINFNINFNGLATDLSDLRSDFAIILGGDGTLLRTQSHITTEIPIFGINMGTVGFLTEIEVSDTFKTLNSILEGKYYKEKRSQIIVSHENHEYTALNEVVIMTDKPAKMLQFEISVDGEIVEEFRADGLIISTPSGSTAYCMSAGGPIVDPKVRGFVIVPICPYKLGVRPFVVSDNSEIRVKLLKRGKSAIFVMDGQNIEKVNYMEELIFRKSQNDVTFIRTNNKYFYSKVKAKLSEGGINTEPRRI from the coding sequence ATGGATGAAAAAGAAATAGAGATGTGTAAACAAATATCTCTTGATATTATAGAAAATGTTGAAAATGCAGTTAAAGTACATTTTGGAAAAGAGGAATCTGGAAAATTTGTTAAAATTGGAGCTGATGGAACACCAACATCTCGTATTGATTTAGCTGCTGAAGACCAAGTAGTATCCTATCTTAAAAATCAGGATTTCATATGTTACCTTATTAGTGAAGAAATAGGAGAATTAAAACTTGGTCAAGGAATAATGGAAAAAGTAAATATTACTGAAGAACTCATAAAAGAAAAAACACCTGAAGCTAAGTATATATTCCTATGTGATCCTTTAGATGGAACAAGTAATGCAATAAAAAACATACCTGCATTTGGTATTTCAATGGCAATAGCACCAGTACCAAAAGGAAGAGTTGCAACACTTAATGATGTTGAAATAGGTACAATTAAAAACTTTGCAAATGGTGATATCTGTCAAGCAGTAAAAGGAAAAGGTGCTTTACTTAATGGTAAAAAAATGCATCCAAGTACTGAAGATCAACTTGATAAAATTTCACTTGGAGGTTTTACAAAAAGTAAAACAGTTTCAGTATCAACACTTGTAGATACAGCAAGAAGAATGAGAGTTCTTGGATCCGTTGTTCTTGAATTATCATATATTGCATGTGGAAAATATGATGCATTTATGGATTTAAGAGGAAGTAGAGTAATTGATATCGCTGCAAGCCAATTAATAGTTAAAGAAGCTGGAGCAATTGTTACAAATAAATATGGAGAAAAATTAGATACAAAATTAAGTATATATGAAAAGGTAATAATCGTTGGTGCAAGTAATAAAAAACTTCATGAAAAACTTATTAAAATTATAAATAATGATGAAACTAAAAAGATTGAATCCGTTGCAATTGTTTCAAGAATTGATGAATATAAATCAATGCTTTTTGCAGTTAAAATTGCAAACACCTTACTTGATAAAGGTATTAATGTATCAATTGAAACAGAACTTGCTAAAAAGCTTACTGAATTAAAAAATAATCCGGATCTTGTAAAAATCATAAAAGATACTCAGAATAAAGCACCAAGTATTGCAAAACAAATAGAAGATATAAACTTTAATATAAACTTCAATGGTCTTGCAACAGACCTTTCTGATTTAAGAAGTGATTTTGCAATTATCCTTGGTGGTGATGGTACCTTACTTAGAACACAATCACATATAACAACAGAAATACCAATATTCGGTATAAATATGGGTACAGTTGGATTTTTAACTGAAATTGAAGTTAGTGATACTTTTAAAACATTAAATAGTATTCTTGAAGGTAAATATTATAAAGAAAAACGTAGCCAAATCATTGTATCTCATGAAAACCATGAATACACTGCATTAAATGAAGTTGTAATAATGACAGATAAACCTGCTAAAATGTTACAATTTGAGATTTCAGTAGATGGAGAAATAGTAGAAGAATTTAGAGCAGATGGTTTAATTATATCTACACCAAGTGGTTCAACAGCATATTGTATGTCTGCAGGTGGACCTATTGTAGATCCCAAAGTTAGAGGATTTGTAATTGTACCAATATGCCCATATAAATTAGGTGTAAGGCCATTTGTTGTATCTGATAATAGTGAGATACGTGTTAAATTACTTAAAAGAGGTAAAAGTGCAATATTTGTAATGGATGGACAAAACATTGAAAAAGTAAATTATATGGAAGAATTAATCTTTAGAAAATCACAAAACGATGTTACATTTATTAGAACAAATAATAAATACTTTTACAGTAAAGTTAAAGCTAAATTAAGTGAAGGTGGAATTAACACTGAACCTAGAAGAATTTAA